In the genome of Shewanella denitrificans OS217, the window TGTGTTAATACCGGGTGATACGGCAAGGTAGGCCCCGGTAATGAGGGTTTGTGGTGCCTTGATCCCCACTAAGGAAATTTGCGCATCGACAATATAGTACTCGCTGTCGCTGCGACTAAAATGTTGCGCGTATTCACCGTATAAATAGGCCTTAGCCGTTAACTCATTGAGACTTGGACTGAGTTTAACACTCTGCACTTGACCGATTTGATGTCCTTGAAAGCGAATGGCGGCTTTAGCATTGATGTTAGCCGTGGCGGACAAGGTTAGGCTGATGGCTTTGGCTTGCACTAATGCCAGATGGCGGTCTTCATATAAGATTTCAGCTTGGGCTATTTCGGCCTGAGGTAGAGCCTCTTGATTAGCCACAAAGCCTAAACTAATGCTGCCCTTGATGGCGCCAGCCAGTGGCGCAATATCAAACTCAACTCCCGCAAGGCTTGCATCCACAGACACGGCTTGATTGCGCCAAAATACCCGATTGGGTTTAAGTAAGGCATTAAATTGTTTGTCGATAGCCAGTTTTACCGCAAAGGTGTCGCTGGCGGCTTGCCAAGTGATGCTTTCCACTTCGCCTATGGCCATTTTCTTATAGTAAACGGGCGCGCCAGCACTTAAGTCAGCGCCATCGTGACTTAAGAGGGTTAGGTGGACTTTATTGGCTTTATCTTGTTCTTGCTGCGCCGCAGCTTGGGATGCAAACAAGTGAAATTGACTCTGTTTTGTTAGCTGTTTGCTTTTCCCCGGAATAAGGCTGATGGCGCCTTCTACTAAGGTGGCTAAATCTCGGGTTTGCACTTCAATACCCTCTAAAGAGGCACTGATTTTAACGGCTGACTCGGGGATGAAATAACTGCCTTGGGTTAACAATGAAGAAAATTCAGGTAAAATTTCAACTTGATACTCGACTTGCTCAAAGTTTTTACTCAGAGACACTTGGTTGACTTGTCCTATGGGCAACTGCCTAAAACGAATTTGAGAGCCGGCTTTTACGCCATTATTTTCTTTAGCTGTCACGGTAATAAAACGCTTTTTTGCCCAGAGTAAATCAGGCGCATTGGTTTCAAGTGCGAAGCTGTTTTTAGTGCGGTCTTGTGAGGCGCCGGGGAGAATATTGACCACATTACCTGTGATTAAACGTGCCGCATGCTTAACTCCTGACAAAGAAATTTCAGCTCCAGAAAGCCAGAAACGGCTATCACTGCTAAGCAGGGCTTGATGCTCAGCATTGAGTTCAGCGGTTAAAATCACCCCAGTATCGCTGAGTTTTTTATCTATTACAGTGCCGACTGTGATGCCGCGATAAATAATGGCGGCCCCTTTGCCAACATTTTCCGCATCCTTGGCGGTAAGAGTGAATCTATGACCGGTTAATGCTTGGGCTTCATCGGCAAATAGCAAGAAACTGTCACCATTCTCGGCTATATCTTGATCTTCTTCTGAGTCAAAACTTATTCCACCTGCCAGCAGGGAGGCAAGGCTCTCAGTGTTGATTTTTATGCCAGAAAGGGAGGCGTCGATAGAAAGCCCTGAGACGTTCCAAAAGCGTGAGTTCTTTTTGACAAGCTGTGCATATTGCTCCTGAATAAACACGCTGATAACGATGAGCTGACTGTTCTCGAGGCGATAACTCACCACACTGCCAACCGGAATTTGATGGTAAAACACTTGGGAGCCCACATCGACAGAGCCAAGCTTCTTACTGGTTAACTCAATCACTAAACCTTCACTGCTGGGGAGAATGCTCGGGGTTTCACGTTCGGCTTCAAACTGAGTGGCAGAGCGACCACTGCCTGGTTGCAGGGCAATATAATTACCAGAGAACAGAGCATCTAGGCCTTCAACCCCTGTGATACTGGCTTTGGGTGTCACCAGCCAAAATAGGGTGTCTTTACGCAGAAAGGGATCGGCGCGATAATCCATCAACACTTTGACATTCACCCCTTTGAGATCGTCATCTATGCTGATGTCACTCACTTTACCCACAGTAAGACCTTGATATTTTACTAAGGTTTTTCCTACGTCTATGCCAGTGGCACTAGGGAAATGAATTTGGATTTCAATCCCAGACTCGCGAATGCTCTTAACGCCAAGCCAGCCCCCGAGAATAAGGGCCACGATAGGCAGTAACCAAATCGGCGAAAACAGTTTCTTCTTAACAACTTTGGGTGATTCAATGTGTGTCATTATGAGTTTCCAAGCGATCCCAGAGTAAACGAGTGTCTAACACTTTTGCAGCAAGCTGCGTGAGTAAAATAACCAGTGCAAAGGCGGTGGCAGCAGGGGCAGGCTTGGCATCCAAGAGTTGTCCCATATTGACTAAAGCAACCGTGAGCGAAATTACAAATAAATCTAGCATGGACCAGCGACCAATCCATTCGATAATGTGGAACCCCACCATCATTTTGCGTTTGGAAATGGGAATATTGTAGCTAATGGCGCAAAGGTAAGCGCCTAAGCCAAAAATTTTAAGCCAGGGCACTAAAATACTGGCGGTAAAGACGATGACGGCTATGGGGTAAAGCTCAAGGTGCACTAAATGTGTTATTCCGCTCAAAATAGTGTCGTGGGTCACCTTACCCTGATTGGTTAAGGTGGTAATAGGGTAAATATTGGCAGGGATCAATAAAATGGCGGCGGTGATCAGCAGTGCCCAACTTTGTTGCAAACTAGCCTTATTGCGGGCAACGATGGGACTATCGCAGCGGGGGCAGTGAGTCTGACTGGTTTTGTTAAGCTTTCTACACACAGTGCAAATACACAAGCCCAAGGTCAAGCC includes:
- a CDS encoding paraquat-inducible protein A: MDNDLPATKSTLGLTLGLCICTVCRKLNKTSQTHCPRCDSPIVARNKASLQQSWALLITAAILLIPANIYPITTLTNQGKVTHDTILSGITHLVHLELYPIAVIVFTASILVPWLKIFGLGAYLCAISYNIPISKRKMMVGFHIIEWIGRWSMLDLFVISLTVALVNMGQLLDAKPAPAATAFALVILLTQLAAKVLDTRLLWDRLETHNDTH
- a CDS encoding MlaD family protein; the protein is MTHIESPKVVKKKLFSPIWLLPIVALILGGWLGVKSIRESGIEIQIHFPSATGIDVGKTLVKYQGLTVGKVSDISIDDDLKGVNVKVLMDYRADPFLRKDTLFWLVTPKASITGVEGLDALFSGNYIALQPGSGRSATQFEAERETPSILPSSEGLVIELTSKKLGSVDVGSQVFYHQIPVGSVVSYRLENSQLIVISVFIQEQYAQLVKKNSRFWNVSGLSIDASLSGIKINTESLASLLAGGISFDSEEDQDIAENGDSFLLFADEAQALTGHRFTLTAKDAENVGKGAAIIYRGITVGTVIDKKLSDTGVILTAELNAEHQALLSSDSRFWLSGAEISLSGVKHAARLITGNVVNILPGASQDRTKNSFALETNAPDLLWAKKRFITVTAKENNGVKAGSQIRFRQLPIGQVNQVSLSKNFEQVEYQVEILPEFSSLLTQGSYFIPESAVKISASLEGIEVQTRDLATLVEGAISLIPGKSKQLTKQSQFHLFASQAAAQQEQDKANKVHLTLLSHDGADLSAGAPVYYKKMAIGEVESITWQAASDTFAVKLAIDKQFNALLKPNRVFWRNQAVSVDASLAGVEFDIAPLAGAIKGSISLGFVANQEALPQAEIAQAEILYEDRHLALVQAKAISLTLSATANINAKAAIRFQGHQIGQVQSVKLSPSLNELTAKAYLYGEYAQHFSRSDSEYYIVDAQISLVGIKAPQTLITGAYLAVSPGINTDEAQHFKVHNQASHYANLAEDALTFTLEDTKLGSLKAGTQIFYRGIPIGQIDGYQLNETGNKVQLFAHIQGQYAHLVNQTSLFWNTSGIKIDVGLFSGAQIETGSLESILAGGIGVVTQEVTQESNTLISGSTLPIQQDFDPQWLTWEPAQQAR